ttataaataatattaaagaaaataaaaaaataaaaaaaataaaaaaaattgaattctattaaaaaaaaacaaaaaaataaaaataataattatatttttaattaaaaaaaaaaaaaaaaataaaaataaaaattgaaaaaaaaaggaaaaagggGGAGAGAGAGAGAAAAAAGAGGTGGTGAATAGTGTTGAATTggttaaatcaaaaaaaaaataataatttaaatctggattttttttttttttttttatgattcattttattattttctttttaatttatttctattattattattattatttggtttaaaatcttgttcttgtttaattttttgattttgtaaaGCAACACTGTTTGCTAAATGTTCTTGTAAAGTTGCAAAAGGATTTGCTTTAAATGATGGATGtgataaaacatttttatattgatttgCTTCTTTTAAAGacattttctttcttttttcatttgttaattttgGTCCTTTAGTTTTTGGTTGTAATTTCATTGAATcctttaataaatcaattgatgataaaacACCACCCATACCTAATCCATCATTTGATTCATCGTCATcttgttgtttctttttttgtaattttaaacttggattaaattctttttttttttttttttttttttttttttttttttaaaaattttaaaaataatttaatatgaataattaattatttaattatataaaatggttattataataaaatttaataaaatacatACTTTGTAAAAAtgcttcttttttttgttttcttttatctttttttgaaattaattgtgGTCTTTTATCTATatgtttattttcattattattattattattttcattattatcattatcataatCTAGTTTACCACTtggtattatatttttatttaatgatttaaaattatttgcaAGTGTTGATGTatctaatttaattgaaggtATATGAACAAATGATGTTTTCTCCGCTTTTGCAAATTCATCCTCtactttatattttttagtttcttttgtttcttttggcattttattttatcttttataatgaatctttattctttttttttttttttacagcaATATacaatttggttttttttttaaaaaaaaataaataaaaaaaataaaaaaaactgatTCGGccatcgtttttttttttttttttctcttttttttttttttgtgcaaaaaaaaaaaaataagaaaaaaataaaaaaaaaataaaaaatccaaaattcaaaattcaaaatccaAAATCCAAAATCCAAAATCCAAAATCCAAAATAATTTCCagtgtttttaaaaatagaaaaatagaaaaatagaaaattttaaatgtatGAAAAGAAATggtaataaatgattttattaatttttcttttttaattagttaGGGCTCATCgattttctgttttttttttttcttcttcttttctattttttttttcagtttgGTTCAGTTAGggaaataaatatttttgttattattgttttgttactattagtttttttttttaaatttttttttactatcgAGGTGGTTttggttgattttgttgttgttgtaattgtaattgttgttgctgttgtatATAATTTTCTTGTAAAATATATGGACAATTATTTTGACAATATTCATTCGTTAAAACAGTTGTTCCAATccatttataattttgagTTCTAGTTTCTTCAACAGATTTTGACTTTTGAACTAAATTAATTGCTTCAAAAACATTTGCAATATCATaacatcttttaatttttgcaCTATTTCTTAATGATATATAATTATCATgagttttttcaatatttggattaaaattaaaacaaacatCATGTATTGTTAAACATTTATCAGATAAaagtaatttcaaaaattgtgAAACAGTTGTTGATAATTCTGTTTCTTTATATCTAAATTTTCTTccactattaatattattctgtacattgttattattattaacaccaccaccactaccaccaccaccactactaccaccaccactaccaccattaTAAAGATCACTCATATTTACAAGACTATATGAATTATTTACACTAAcatttgatgatggtgaaattgttgttgtactAGTATTATTGGTAGTTGtagatgttgatgttgttgtttctgatgatgttgatgatgatggtgataataaagTTGGAGATAcatttgaaaattgtaaaataggagaatttaatattacacCATTTTcagaatttaatttacaattgtCACAGAAAAATTCAGAATTTTtagtaatgaaattaatttttgagtGAAAAGTTGATAAAGCGAAATTTAGAAATTCAGGATTATCTAAACCTAACCAAACATAATTATTACATTTATCATTTCTAACCAATTTTGAACATTCCATAATATctaatatttcttttaatttaaagaaatcaacatttaataaactttCAATTAAACGTACATTAAATTTAGTtacattatttgaaattaaatgttgaatTAGTAAAGTTGTAACCactttaatttgtttttttgcatctttttctttctttttaatgAATCCATTTGAACTATTTATAAATGTTGCTGTAAATTGATTATATGGTGATGGTTGtggtaattgaatttgattttgaaatgtactttgtgttgttattgttgttgttgttgttattgttgatgttgatgatgttgatgatgacgatgatgatgatgatgatgatgatgatgatgatgatgatgatgtggttgatgatgttgatgttgaagatgatgttggtgatgatggacATTGTTGATGTGGATAAATTACTTGATATTGGGATTGACTCTgtattggtgatgatgtatttaatgataattcttcttcattataaatattattattattattattattattattattattattattattattattattgctattattattatttatatttttaatattactttCATGTAGTTTTTgatattcattttcaaaatatcttGTTTTcctaattttcttttttttctctaaAATAGATTCTTGGTTActatttccattattattattattattttgattattgtaACCATATTTACTacttgaaattaaatattgttgttgttgttgttgttgttgttgttgttgttgttgttgttgttgttgagtagGAGATAAcattattttatcattttttaaataactgTTATTTTCGtttaaaattgttgtttTACTACTTTCACTATTATGTGAAAGTTGTTCAGGTTTTTCAAGTTGTTCAAAATTAGAATTTTCTTGGTGTTGAATTTTCTTTTGgtgtttttgttgattttcattattaatgtAAGGATGTTGTcggattattttattattattattattaatattattaatattattaatattattattaatattattattaatattattattattattattattattattgtttattatattatcattattattataattattataattattattattattaaagttgggataattattattttcattatcattattcttctttttattttcattattattttttttatagtaataattctgtatattattattattattataggaattatttatatcattattGCTATGATTATTTATGATGCCATTATTTggaatataatttttaccattattataaatattatcatcattattattattattattattattattactattattacttctactactactattggaattataattattattattataattattttgtttattaaaactGGTATTATTactggtattattattattattattattattattattattattattattattattattattattattattattattattattattattattattattattattattaatataatttatattattattattaatataatttttattattaatataatttttattattattattattattattattattattattattattattattattattattattatttggattattatcgttattattataatttggattattattattataatttggattattattattattattattattattatttggattattattagtagtattattattattattattggtattaaatttattaaatatattattaaaaatattattataaatattactataaatattattattactataattaatattactaataaaatctttttttattatctcaTCTTTggttttgttattattttggttttttgttgttgagtatggtgatttaattgaaagatCATTTTCTTCGTCATCttctttatttgttattaatcCTATATccatattaattaaaatggagggaaaaaaaaaaaaaaaaaaaaaaaaaaaaaaaaaaaaaaaaaaaaaaaaaagggtaaaaaaaagtttggtgGTCACCTCTTTTTCtgtttgtgattttttttttttttgtttttatttttatttaattttaatttaaattttaattttaattttttttttaattttttttttgggataGAAGTCGAATTGCCGAAACGATACGAGTCTCTAAATGAAAATAGGGCtgacaaaaataaaaaaagcgaaaaaaaaaaataaaaaaataaaaaaaaaagaaaaaaaaagaaaaaaaaataaaaaaaaatcaaaaaaagaaaaaaaaaactggtTTTGGAATGGAACctactttttaattttcttttgtttttttttttttatttttttttaaagaaaaaaaatttattattttttattatttattatttattatttattattattaatttattataataaaagcttttatttcttttttttttttccttgaatgatgaaaaatgagaatgaaaaaaaaaaaaaaataaaataaaaaataaaaaaaaaaaaaaaaaaataattgaaagtAACAgtccaaaaatttttttttttatttttttattttttttttaatttttttatttttttatttttttggtggGGGAAAAAGTCCACAAgcataaaatttttttttttttttgacaacagatattttttttttgtatttttgtttaatatacaatacaaattttttttttttttatttaattttaaaaaataaattatattactattattattattattattattgaaactactattttttaatgtaaTATTCGCGAATCCGTcctaaaaatatatttttttttttgggcatagattttttttttttaatcttttttttttttttcaaattttttttttttttcgcaTCCAAAAATATCTCATTGGTGATTATTtccattataataattaaatcatttcaatttaatatataaaaaaaaaaaaaaaaaaaaaaaaaattataaaataattaataaaaaaaaacaaaaactgaaaaataaataaccagtttttgtttattcaataatatataaaatctaaaaaatataCGAATAATATGCAAACTTATTTGAATTCAATCCTCTCCCCTGTCTCACTTGTTTATTAAAAccatatataaattttttttttttttttttttttatctatatttaataaaaataaaaataaatattaaataataaatattagatgataatatattaattctttttttttttttttttccaaaaaccAAAAACCATCCACACAAAAacatctattttttttttttttttttttttttttttttttttttttcttttcgaatttaattttttttttttatttttttattttttttaacacacacaaccaataataaaaataatgaattataattataataattataataataatagtaataataataatattaataataataataataatattaatttaaatagtactgaaaataataatgcgaataataatgaaaaattatttttaaaagtatttaataataaatacttggtaaatgaaataattaataaaatccaAAACACATACGAATGGATTGAATACAATGACTATACAAAAATTAATGGGTATAATAggataaaatttaaagatattcACGATTTTCAATTCATGTtatctaaaaatttattctcactaataaagaataaaattaaacataatgattatattaaattttcaaaaaagtcaattttaatattttttaaaaaattaaataaatttcaacaacaacaaca
This region of Dictyostelium discoideum AX4 chromosome 3 chromosome, whole genome shotgun sequence genomic DNA includes:
- a CDS encoding transcription factor E2F/dimerisation partner family protein (Similar to TDP) codes for the protein MDIGLITNKEDDEENDLSIKSPYSTTKNQNNNKTKDEIIKKDFISNINYSNNNIYSNIYNNIFNNIFNKFNTNNNNNNTTNNNPNNNNNNNNNNPNYNNNNPNYNNNDNNPNNNNNNNNNNNNNNNNNNNNKNYINNKNYINNNNINYINNNNNNNNNNNNNNNNNNNNNNNNNNNNNNNNNTSNNTSFNKQNNYNNNNYNSNSSSRSNNSNNNNNNNNNDDNIYNNGKNYIPNNGIINNHSNNDINNSYNNNNNIQNYYYKKNNNENKKKNNDNENNNYPNFNNNNNYNNYNNNDNIINNNNNNNNNNINNNINNNINNINNINNNNNKIIRQHPYINNENQQKHQKKIQHQENSNFEQLEKPEQLSHNSESSKTTILNENNSYLKNDKIMLSPTQQQQQQQQQQQQQQQQQYLISSSKYGYNNQNNNNNNGNSNQESILEKKKKIRKTRYFENEYQKLHESNIKNINNNNSNNNNNNNNNNNNNNNNNIYNEEELSLNTSSPIQSQSQYQVIYPHQQCPSSPTSSSTSTSSTTSSSSSSSSSSSSSSSSSTSSTSTITTTTTITTQSTFQNQIQLPQPSPYNQFTATFINSSNGFIKKKEKDAKKQIKVVTTLLIQHLISNNVTKFNVRLIESLLNVDFFKLKEILDIMECSKLVRNDKCNNYVWLGLDNPEFLNFALSTFHSKINFITKNSEFFCDNCKLNSENGVILNSPILQFSNVSPTLLSPSSSTSSETTTSTSTTTNNTSTTTISPSSNVSVNNSYSLVNMSDLYNGGSGGGSSGGGGSGGGVNNNNNVQNNINSGRKFRYKETELSTTVSQFLKLLLSDKCLTIHDVCFNFNPNIEKTHDNYISLRNSAKIKRCYDIANVFEAINLVQKSKSVEETRTQNYKWIGTTVLTNEYCQNNCPYILQENYIQQQQQLQLQQQQNQPKPPR